From Loxodonta africana isolate mLoxAfr1 chromosome 2, mLoxAfr1.hap2, whole genome shotgun sequence, the proteins below share one genomic window:
- the C2H5orf24 gene encoding UPF0461 protein C5orf24 homolog isoform X1 — translation MMHPVASSNPAFCGPGKPSCLNEDAMGAADQFGIYSSQQSKYNHTVSHKPMACQRQDPLNETHLQTTSGRSIEIKDELKKKKNLNRSGKRGRPSGTTKSAGYRTSTGRPLGTTKAAGFKTSPGRPLGTTKAAGYKVSPGRPPGSIKALSRLADLGYGCGTAAFPYPMMHGRVVHGVEETSNEVKPPNE, via the coding sequence ATGATGCATCCTGTTGCCAGCAGTAATCCAGCTTTCTGTGGGCCTGGCAAGCCTTCGTGCCTCAATGAAGATGCCATGGGAGCTGCTGATCAATTTGGCATATATTCCTCCCAGCAAAGCAAATACAACCACACAGTCAGCCACAAACCAATGGCATGTCAGAGGCAAGACCCATTAAATGAAACACACTTGCAGACTACAAGTGGCAGAAGCATAGAAATAAAAGatgaactaaagaaaaagaaaaatctcaacCGATCCGGTAAGCGAGGCCGGCCTTCTGGAACCACCAAATCAGCAGGATACCGGACCAGCACAGGCAGACCCCTGGGAACCACCAAAGCAGCTGGATTTAAGACAAGTCCAGGCAGACCTTTGGGTACAACTAAAGCTGCAGGATACAAAGTCAGCCCAGGGAGACCTCCAGGTAGCATTAAAGCTCTATCCCGTCTTGCTGATCTTGGTTATGGCTGTGGCACTGCTGCTTTTCCTTACCCTATGATGCATGGCAGAGTAGTTCACGGGGTAGAGGAAACCAGCAATGAAGTCAAGCCACCCAATGAGTGA
- the C2H5orf24 gene encoding UPF0461 protein C5orf24 homolog isoform X2, translating into MMHPVASSNPAFCGPGKPSCLNEDAMGAADQFGIYSSQQSKYNHTVSHKPMACQRQDPLNETHLQTTSGRSIEIKDELKKKKNLNRSGKRGRPSGTTKSAGYRTSTGRPLGTTKAAGFKTSPGRPLGTTKAAGYKVSPGRPPGKKQQAFRCSSDA; encoded by the exons ATGATGCATCCTGTTGCCAGCAGTAATCCAGCTTTCTGTGGGCCTGGCAAGCCTTCGTGCCTCAATGAAGATGCCATGGGAGCTGCTGATCAATTTGGCATATATTCCTCCCAGCAAAGCAAATACAACCACACAGTCAGCCACAAACCAATGGCATGTCAGAGGCAAGACCCATTAAATGAAACACACTTGCAGACTACAAGTGGCAGAAGCATAGAAATAAAAGatgaactaaagaaaaagaaaaatctcaacCGATCCGGTAAGCGAGGCCGGCCTTCTGGAACCACCAAATCAGCAGGATACCGGACCAGCACAGGCAGACCCCTGGGAACCACCAAAGCAGCTGGATTTAAGACAAGTCCAGGCAGACCTTTGGGTACAACTAAAGCTGCAGGATACAAAGTCAGCCCAGGGAGACCTCCAG GAAAAAAGCAGCAAGCCTTCAGGTGTTCCAGTGATGCCTGA